In the Parasphingorhabdus halotolerans genome, CCGAATATTCATCCATGTCCTTCGCACTATTTTGGCTTGGTGAATATGCCAATATCCTGCTGATGTGTGCGCTCAATGTGATCATGTTCTGGGGCGGATGGTTGCCGCCACTCAACGTTGACTGGATCCCGTGGTTCGATATTCCAGGCATCGTCTGGCTGTTCGGCAAGATGTTCTTTTTCTTCTTTATCTTCAGCTGGGTGATGGCGACCGTGCCGCGCTACCGCTACGATCAGCTGATGCGTCTGGGCTGGAAGATATTCCTGCCGCTAAGCCTGGCTTGGGTTGTACTAATAAGTGGATATGTGATGATTACCAAAGTTGGATTGCCTCTATGACCATCGCACAAACCATCAAAGCTTTCACGTTATGGGAGTTTGTCAAAGCCCATGCGTTGACGCTGAAATATTTCTTCAAGAAGAAATATACGATTAACTATCCCTATGAGAAAAACCCGATTTCGCCGCGGTTCCGGGGAGAGCATGCGCTGCGCCGCTATCCCAATGGCGAAGAACGCTGCATCGCCTGTAAGTTGTGCGAGGCGGTTTGTCCGGCGCAGGCGATCACGATTGAGGCCGAGCCGCGCGAAGACGGCTCGCGCCGCACCACCCGCTATGACATTGATATGACCAAGTGCATTTACTGCGGATTTTGTCAGGAAGCCTGCCCGGTCGATGCGGTGGTTGAAGGACCGAATTTCGAATATGCGACCGAAACGCGCGAAGAATTGATTTACGACAAATCAAAGCTGCTGGAAAACGGCGACAAATGGGAGCGGGCAATCGCGGCAAACCTTGCCGCCGACGCGCCCTATCGTTAAGGGGCTGGCATGAATTTACGGGGTTATCCAAAACGCAATAATGCAAATTTTCGCATTCTATCTATTCGCAACACTTGTGATTGCCAGCGGTGCGTTTTGCATTTTTGCGCGCAATCCGGTGCATAGCGTTTTATGGCTGATCCTGGCGTTTTTCAACGCAGCGGGTCTGATGCTGCTGGTCGGCGCGGAGTTTATAGCAGCGCTGCTGGTTATCGTCTATGTTGGCGCGGTTGCGGTATTGTTCCTGTTCGTTGTGATGATGCTCGACATTGATTTTGCCGAACTGCGCGCCGGTTTTATGAAGAACCTGCCGCTGGGACTGGTGATCGCAGTCATATTTGCGGCAGAACTCATCATCTTTGGCGTATTGGGCTGGTCATCTGCTGGCGCGGGCGAGGCAACAGCCGTTATCGGTCCTCGGCAAGGCGCGCCTTCCAACATCGAGCAATTCGGAGCAATCCTCTACACCGATTATATCTTCCTGTTTGAAGCGGCCGGCCTAATTCTGCTTGTTGCAATGGTCGGGGCGATTGTCCTGACCAACCGGAAACGCGGTGGTGTACGTGTGCAAAGCGTGAGCCAGCAAGTCAATCGGCGTCCCGAGGATGCCACGCGCAATACGCAGCCGGAAGTCGGCAAGGGAGTAGAGTTGTGATCGGCATTGAACATTATCTCGTGGTCAGTTCGATCCTGTTCGTCATGGGCATGCTCGGCATTTTTCTAAACCGTAAAAATATCATCATCATCCTGATGGCGATTGAATTGATCTTGCTTGCCGTGAATCTGAATCTGGTGGCTTTCAGCGCCTTTCTTGGTGATATGACCGGGCAGATTTTCGCAATGTTCGTGTTGACTGTCGCCGCTGGCGAAGCGGCGATCGGGCTTGCCATTCTCGTAATTTATTTCCGTCAACGCGGCACAATTGCTGTTGATGATGTCAACCAGATGAAGGGTTAGGGATTTGACGATCCAGCTTATCGTTTTCCTGCCGCTGCTGGCAGCCATTGTCGCAGGTTTCGGCAACCGCGTGATTGGCAATGTGCCGGCAAAACTGGTCACGACCGGGGCGCTGTTTGCTGCTTGTGCGCTTAGTTGGCCAATATTTATCAGTTATGTCACAGGCACAGCCACGCCTGAAGTTGTGCCCGTATTGCAATGGGTCGCGTCTGGCGATCTGAATTTTGATTGGGCTTTGCGTGTTGATACGCTGACCGCGGTGATGCTGGTCGTTGTGACCACAGTATCGGCGCTCGTGCATCTCTATAGCTGGGGCTATATGGACGAAGACCCCGATCAGCCGCGCTTCTTCGCCTATTTGTCGTTGTTCACTTTCGCCATGCTGATGCTGGTGACAGCCAATAATCTGGTGCAGATGTTCTTTGGCTGGGAAGGTGTCGGACTCGCGTCGTACCTATTGATTGGTTTCTGGTTCAAGAAACCAAGTGCCAACGCTGCGGCCATCAAGGCTTTTGTTGTGAACCGGGTTGGCGATCTGGGCTTCATGCTGGGTATCTTCGGCACATTCCTGGTCTTCGGCACTGTTTCCATTCCCGAAATTCTCGAAGCTGCGCCAGCGATGGCAGGGTCAACTATTACCTTTGCGGGCATGCGTCTCGATACGATGACTATACTCTGCTTGCTGCTGTTTATCGGCGCAATGGGCAAGTCTGCGCAATTGGGTCTCCACACTTGGCTACCCGATGCGATGGAAGGTCCAACACCTGTTTCTGCGCTGATCCATGCCGCCACTATGGTGACGGCCGGCGTATTCATGGTTTGTCGCTTGTCGCCAATGTTTGAAACCAGCCCGGTGGCTTTGACTGTCGTAACAGTGATCGGTGCGTGCACGGCGATTTTCGCCGCTACGGTAGGTTTGGTACAAACAGATATCAAACGCGTAATCGCTTACTCAACCTGTTCGCAACTAGGTTATATGTTCTTCGCAGCTGGCGTTGGCGCTTACAATGTGGCGATGTTTCACTTGTTCACCCACGCCTTCTTCAAGGCGTTGTTGTTCCTTGGCGCAGGTTCGGTGATTCACGCGATGCACCATGAACAGGATATGCGTTATTATGGCGGATTGCGGAAAGAGATTCCGATCACATTTTGGGCCATGATGGCCGGAACGCTGGCGATTACCGGGGTTGGCATTTACTGGATACATGCCGGTTTTGCAGGGTTCCACTCCAAGGATGCAATCATAGAAGCGGCATTTGCAGCGGG is a window encoding:
- the nuoI gene encoding NADH-quinone oxidoreductase subunit NuoI — its product is MTIAQTIKAFTLWEFVKAHALTLKYFFKKKYTINYPYEKNPISPRFRGEHALRRYPNGEERCIACKLCEAVCPAQAITIEAEPREDGSRRTTRYDIDMTKCIYCGFCQEACPVDAVVEGPNFEYATETREELIYDKSKLLENGDKWERAIAANLAADAPYR
- a CDS encoding NADH-quinone oxidoreductase subunit J, translated to MMQIFAFYLFATLVIASGAFCIFARNPVHSVLWLILAFFNAAGLMLLVGAEFIAALLVIVYVGAVAVLFLFVVMMLDIDFAELRAGFMKNLPLGLVIAVIFAAELIIFGVLGWSSAGAGEATAVIGPRQGAPSNIEQFGAILYTDYIFLFEAAGLILLVAMVGAIVLTNRKRGGVRVQSVSQQVNRRPEDATRNTQPEVGKGVEL
- the nuoK gene encoding NADH-quinone oxidoreductase subunit NuoK is translated as MIGIEHYLVVSSILFVMGMLGIFLNRKNIIIILMAIELILLAVNLNLVAFSAFLGDMTGQIFAMFVLTVAAGEAAIGLAILVIYFRQRGTIAVDDVNQMKG
- the nuoL gene encoding NADH-quinone oxidoreductase subunit L, which codes for MTIQLIVFLPLLAAIVAGFGNRVIGNVPAKLVTTGALFAACALSWPIFISYVTGTATPEVVPVLQWVASGDLNFDWALRVDTLTAVMLVVVTTVSALVHLYSWGYMDEDPDQPRFFAYLSLFTFAMLMLVTANNLVQMFFGWEGVGLASYLLIGFWFKKPSANAAAIKAFVVNRVGDLGFMLGIFGTFLVFGTVSIPEILEAAPAMAGSTITFAGMRLDTMTILCLLLFIGAMGKSAQLGLHTWLPDAMEGPTPVSALIHAATMVTAGVFMVCRLSPMFETSPVALTVVTVIGACTAIFAATVGLVQTDIKRVIAYSTCSQLGYMFFAAGVGAYNVAMFHLFTHAFFKALLFLGAGSVIHAMHHEQDMRYYGGLRKEIPITFWAMMAGTLAITGVGIYWIHAGFAGFHSKDAIIEAAFAAGSEVGQFAFFIGVLAALLTSFYSWRLMFLTFWGKPRWIQSEHIQHSVHKTPEEAGDDQTGGYHPHESPLSMLVPLGVLSVGAVFAGFVFSHAFIDDGNFWNGSIAYDAGLMHAMHEVPLWVKLSATAAMLTGLATAYFMYFRGTDRPARLAATFSPLYKFFFNKWYFDELYDRIFVRPAFWFGRLFWKAGDEGTIDRFGPNGIASVIAGGSGVMKRFQSGYLYSYALVMLLGLAAAATWIIVQGASH